In Xiphophorus maculatus strain JP 163 A chromosome 2, X_maculatus-5.0-male, whole genome shotgun sequence, one genomic interval encodes:
- the sin3a gene encoding paired amphipathic helix protein Sin3a, producing the protein MKRRLEDQDTIFASQQRRLAGNPEPFQHRMLAPAPAPAAPAVYEALTDNMQPTAGAQYSVPPGYQGSTVAQNSGGHGHAPGPAVHTGPHHHSPAIQSHGPSLMSGHGHAAAPPSSAQGHQQFQRLKVEDALSYLDQVKLQFGNQPQVYNDFLDIMKEFKSQSIDTPGVISRVSQLFKGHPDLIMGFNTFLPPGYKIEVQTNDLVNVTTPGQIHHITPHGISVQNIPITGAATQHPPQLPAAATTTAAAAAPLLLTQPTPAKMSKPPQPLTPSSQTNPSIPVYTSPRSPPVQLHPALGGTPPGPPMQNNQPVEFNHAINYVNKIKNRFQGQPDIYKAFLEILHTYQKEQRNAKEAGGNYTPALTEQEVYAQVARLFKNQEDLLSEFGQFLPDANSSAMLSKTNAEKAESVKNDHGLTTKKVVLNNKQRPNQNGCQIRRHPTPGPTPPVKKKPKLLNLKDSPVADPSKHGVGTESLFFEKVRKALRSAEAYDNFLRCLIIFNQEVISRAELVQLVLPFLGKFPELFNWFKNFLGYREMSHIETYPKERATEGIAMEIDYASCKRLGSSYRALPKSYQQPKCTGRTPLCKEVLNDTWVSFPSWSEDSTFVSSKKTQYEEHIYRCEDERFELDVVLETNLATVRVLEAVQRKLSRMSAEEQAKFRLDNTLGGSSEVIHRKAIQRIYGDKAPDILDGLKKNPAVSVPIVLKRLKTKEEEWREAQRGFNKIWREQNEKYYLKSLDHQGINFKQNDTKVLRSKSLLNEIESIYDERQEQVSEENAAAPVCPHLTLAYEDSQILEDAAALIIHHVKRQTSIQKEDKYKIKQIIYHFIPDMLFAQRGELSDLEEEEEEEEEDGEPDEAGASKKHNGVPGSGSPSKSKLLFGNTAAQRLRPCEDDAYNLFFVNNNWYIFLRLHQTLCSRLLRLYEQAERQIDDDVRERDWEREVLGLKKEKNDNPAVQLRLKEPMDIEVEDYYSAFLEMVRNLLDGNMEASQYEDSLREMFTIHAYVAFTMDKLIQSIVRQLQHIVSDEICVQVTDLYLAESGNGATGGAASAQPSRSLAETAYQRKAEQLMSDENCFKVMFLKSRGQVQLTVELLDTEEENSDEPMETERWSDYVGRYLNPDSTTPELREHLAQKPVFLPRNLRRIRKYQKDREQMDKEACEGGKKSMEKEKMECMFKLNSYKMVYVFKSEDYMYRRTALMRAHQSHERVSTRLHKRFQAWVDAWAKEHVTRDMSADTTKWLMGEGRDGLLPCSTTRHPEVLHFMNINKYRVKYGTPSKAP; encoded by the exons ATGAAGCGGCGTCTGGAGGATCAGGACACGATTTTTGCGTCGCAGCAGCGGCGGCTCGCTGGCAACCCGGAGCCTTTCCAGCATCGCATGCTGGCCCCCGCCCCCGCCCCCGCTGCTCCAGCTGTGTATGAAGCCTTGACCGACAACATGCAGCCCACAGCTGGCGCCCAGTACTCCGTCCCCCCGGGATACCAG GGCTCTACCGTGGCCCAGAACAGCGGCGGTCATGGGCACGCCCCGGGTCCGGCGGTCCACACTGGGCCCCACCATCACAGCCCCGCCATTCAGTCCCACGGGCCCTCGTTGATGTCGGGGCATGGGCACGCAGCGGCCCCTCCATCCTCGGCACAAGGTCACCAGCAGTTCCAGAGGCTTAAG GTGGAAGACGCTTTGTCGTATTTGGATCAAGTGAAGCTCCAGTTTGGGAACCAGCCTCAGGTCTACAATGACTTTTTAGATATAATGAAAGAGTTCAAGTCGCAAAG CATCGATACTCCTGGGGTCATCAGCAGGGTGTCGCAGCTCTTCAAAGGCCACCCCGACCTCATCATGGGGTTCAACACTTTCCTTCCCCCGGGCTACAAGATCGAAGTCCAAACCAACGACCTGGTCAACGTAACAACGCCAGGTCAGATCCACCACATAACCCCGCACGGCATCTCGGTCCAGAACATCCCCATAACGGGAGCAGCCACCCAGCATCCGCCCCAGCTCCCAGCTGCTGCGACAACCACTGCCGCCGCAGCCGCTCCGCTTCTTCTGACGCAACCAACCCCCGCCAAGATGAGCAAG cctCCTCAGCCGCTGACACCAAGCAGCCAGACCAATCCGTCCATCCCTGTGTACACCTCCCCTCGCTCTCCACCCGTGCAGCTCCACCCGGCCCTCGGTGGGACCCCCCCTGGCCCGCCTATGCAGAACAACCAGCCTGTGGAGTTCAACCACGCCATCAACTATGTCAACAAGATCAAGAACCGCTTCCAGGGCCAGCCGGACATCTATAAAGCCTTTCTGGAGATTCTCCACACGTACCAG AAGGAGCAGCGTAATGCTAAAGAGGCTGGAGGTAACTATACGCCGGCTCTGACAGAGCAGGAGGTCTATGCTCAGGTGGCCAGGCTCTTCAAGAACCAGGAGGATCTGCTATCGGAGTTTGGACAGTTTCTCCCTGATGCCAATAGTTCAGCA ATGCTAAGTAAGACCAACGCAGAAAAGGCAGAGTCCGTAAAGAACGACCACGGCCTCACCACCAAAAAGGTGGTTCTCAACAACAAACAGAGGCCCAACCAAAACGGATGTCAGATCCGACGCCACCCGACTCCGGGGCCCACGCCGCCCGTCAAG AAAAAGCCCAAGTTACTGAATCTGAAGGACTCTCCGGTGGCCGATCCCAGCAAGCACGGAGTCGGCACAGAGTCTCTGTTCTTCGAAAAG GTCCGCAAAGCCTTGCGGAGTGCCGAGGCTTACGACAACTTCTTGCGCTGCCTGATCATCTTTAACCAAGAGGTGATCTCCAGGGCTGAACTGGTGCAGCTGGTGCTGCCCTTTTTGGG GAAATTTCCCGAGCTGTTCAACTGGTTCAAGAACTTCCTGGGCTATCGCGAAATGTCCCACATTGAGACGTACCCCAAGGAACGCGCCACCGAGGGCATCGCTATGGAGATTGATTACGCTTCCTGTAAGAGGCTGGGTTCCAGCTATAGAGCTTTACCCAAAAGCTACCAGCAACCCAAGTGCACCGGAAGAACTCCGCTTTGTAAGGAG GTCCTGAACGACACCTGGGTCTCCTTTCCCTCGTGGTCCGAGGACTCCACGTTCGTCAGCTCCAAGAAAACTCAGTACGAGGAGCACATCTACAGGTGTGAGGACGAACGCTTTGAG CTGGACGTGGTCCTCGAGACCAACCTGGCCACCGTCAGAGTGCTGGAGGCGGTGCAGCGGAAGCTTTCCCGCATGTCCGCCGAGGAGCAGGCCAAGTTTCGGCTGGACAACACGCTGGGCGGCTCCTCGGAGGTCATCCACCGCAAGGCCATCCAGAGGATATACGGAGACAAAGCTCCCGACATCCTCGACGGCCTGAAGAAGAACCCGGCCGTTTCTGTTCCGATCGTGCTGAAAAG GTTAAAGACAAAGGAAGAGGAGTGGCGGGAAGCCCAGCGAGGCTTCAACAAGATCTGGAGGGAGCAGAATGAGAAGTATTACCTCAAATCTCTGGACCACCAAGGCATCAATTTCAAACAGAACGACACCAAAGTGCTTCGATCCAAGTCTTTGCTAAATGAAATCGAAAGCATCTATGATGAG CGGCAGGAGCAGGTGTCGGAGGAGAACGCCGCGGCCCCCGTGTGCCCCCACCTGACACTGGCGTACGAGGACAGCCAGATCCTGGAGGACGCGGCAGCGCTCATCATCCACCACGTGAAGCGGCAGACCAGCATTCAGAAGGAGGACAAGTACAAGATCAAGCAGATCATCTACCACTTCATCCCCGACATGCTGTTCGCGCAGCGCGGCGAGCTGTCggacctggaggaggaggaggaggaggaggaagaggacggtGAGCCGGACGAGGCGGGCGCGTCCAAGAAGCACAACGGCGTCCCGGGCAGCGGGAGCCCCTCCAAGTCCAAGCTGCTGTTCGGCAACACGGCGGCGCAGAGGCTGCGCCCGTGCGAGGATGACGCCTACAACCTCTTCTTCGTCAACAACAACTGGTACATCTTCCTGCGGCTGCACCAGACGCTGTGCTCGCGGCTGCTGAGGCTGTACGAGCAGGCGGAGCGGCAGATCGACGACGACGTCCGCGAGCGGGACTGGGAGAGGGAGGTGCTGGGGCTGAAGAAGGAGAAGAATGACAACCCCGCCGTCCAGCTGCGACTCAAAGAGCCCA TGGACATCGAAGTGGAGGATTACTACTCGGCCTTCCTGGAGATGGTCCGGAATCTGCTTGACGGGAACATGGAGGCCTCTCAGTACGAGGACTCTCTGAGGGAAATGTTCACCATCCACGCTTACGTCGCCTTCACCATGGACAAGCTCATCCAGAGCATCGTCCGGCAG CTGCAGCACATAGTGAGCGACGAGATCTGCGTCCAGGTGACTGACCTGTACCTGGCTGAGAGTGGGAATGGCGCCACCGGGGGCGCGGCGTCCGCGCAGCCGTCGAGGAGCCTGGCCGAGACGGCCTACCAACGTAAGGCCGAGCAGCTTATGTCTGACGAGAACTGCTTCAAG gtgatgtttttgaaaagcagagggCAAGTGCAGCTGACGGTGGAGCTGCTCGACACGGAGGAGGAGAACTCTGACGAGCCCATGGAgactgag cGTTGGTCCGACTACGTTGGACGTTACCTAAACCCGGACTCCACCACTCCTGAGCTGAGGGAGCACCTCGCCCAGAAGCCCGTGTTTCTTCCCAG GAACCTGAGACGGATCCGGAAGTACCAGAAGGACAGGGAGCAGATGGACAAGGAGGCATGCGAAGGAGGGAAGAAATCCATGGAGAAGGAGAAGATGGAGTGCATGTTCAAACTAAACTCCTACAAAATGGTCTACGTCTTTAAGTCTGAGGACTACATGTATCGACGCACCGCCCTGATGAGGGCTCACCAG TCACACGAGAGGGTGAGCACGCGACTACACAAGCGCTTCCAGGCCTGGGTGGACGCCTGGGCCAAAGAGCACGTCACCCGCGACATGAGCGCCGA